The sequence below is a genomic window from Desulfovibrio sp. JC022.
AGTTGAAAAATATCTGGGTGAATGTCTTAAAGATATGGGAATTCCTGAAAATCTTCTGGAATCCATGGACTATAGCCTGCTGGCCGGAGGCAAACGTCTGCGCCCGGTTCTGGTGCTGGTCTGGGCCAAGATGCTGGGCGCAAAAAAAGAGGCGGTAATGCCTTTTGCTGCCAGCCTTGAGATGATTCATACCTATTCGCTTATCCATGACGATCTCCCGGCTATGGACGATGACGATCTGCGTCGCGGTAAGCCTTCAAACCATAAACAGTTTGATGAAGCTACCGCCATTCTCGCCGGAGACGGGTTGCTCACTGAAGCTTTCGGTTTCATGGCTAAGGCTGACGCTCCTGCACAGCACGTGGTTGAGGCCATCGCTCTGATGGCAAAATCCGCAGGCAGTGCGGGCATGGTCGGCGGTCAGGTCGTGGATATGAGCTACACCGGACGCGAAGGCGTGACCCTTGATGAACTCAAAATCATGCATTCCATGAAAACCGGGGCACTTATTCTTTCTGCTTGTAAATCAGGCGCAATTCTGGCTAAAGGTGCAGATGCGTCTGAAGATGATGTTCGAAGAGCGGAAGAGTACGGAAGACTTATCGGCGTGGCATTCCAGATCGTGGACGATGTTCTGGACGTGGTCGGCGATGAAGCTACTCTCGGTAAACCCGTAGGCAGTGACATTGAGCAGGGTAAGTCCACCTACCCCAGTCTGATCGGACTTGAAGAGAGTAAGGAACTTGCCCGTAAATACGTTGACGAGGCTGTTGAATTGCTTTCCCCATATTCAGGTGAAGAAGCCGAGTTCCTCGCAGAACTGGCTCGCTATATAGTGGACCGGGTTTACTAGGATAAATTAGAACCCGTAATGAATTAAATTTTTTATACGTTGCAAAGTTAACAGTGTTAAGTGGTGTGCGCCGGCAGTTGGATTCGAGGGAAGTGGGGAACCAGTTGTGATGCCGCTTAATTGTCATAGTGCTAAGAAACCAGTGGTGAGGTTCTGGGGAATATGAGTAAAAATGATACTTCCTGTGGATGCGGAAAATACGAGCTTCTACAGAAAATAAATAATCCTGCGCAGGTTCAGGAGCTAAGCGATGAGGAACTTACTCAGCTGGCAGAAGAACTGCGTCAGTGTATAATAAATACTGTTTCCGTGGGCGGCGGGCATCTTGCACCTTCCCTCGGAGTAATTGAACTGACTTTGGCTCTGTTCAAGTGTTTTAACCTTGATTATGACCGTCTGGTCTGGGATGTGGGCCATCAGGCTTATGCCCATAAAATTCTGACCGGACGTTACAAGGAATTTCATACTCTGCGCCAGAAGGACGGCATCAGCGGTTTTCCGCGTATGGCGGAAAATAAGTATGATCATTTCGGCGTGGGCCATTCAAGTACTTCCATTTCTGCCGCTCTCGGTATGGCTGTAGCCAGTGACCTTGAAGGCGATAACCGTAACTGTGTTGCAGTTATCGGTGACGGCTCCATGACCGCCGGACAGGCCTTTGAAGGCCTCAATCAGGCCGGGGGTATGAAGCGCAAGATGGTGGTTATTCTCAACGATAACGAGATGTCCATCTCCACCAATGTGGGTGCGCTTTCCGCTTTCCTGAGCCGTAAGCTTTCCCATCCGGTTATGAACCGTTTCAAGAAGGATTTTGAATCCATCCTCAAACAGGTTCCCAAAATCGGTGATGATCTGGCCATGTACGCCAAGCGCGGTGAAGATTCCTTTAAGAGTTTCTTCACTCCGGGTATGCTTTTCGAGTCTCTTGATTTTACCTACCTCGGACCTATTGATGGACATAATCTGAACGAGCTGGTCGATGTTTTGGAGCAGGTCAAGAAGATGGACGGGCCCGTGCTGGTTCATGTGCTGACCAAGAAAGGTAAGGGTTATGCCCCGGCTGAAGACAATCCCACCTATTTTCACGGTGTGGGCAGCTTTGAGCCGGAAACAGGCCGTGCCAAGAAATTCAAGGGCGGTCTGCCTTCCTATACTGAAGTTTTTGGTAAGACTCTCTGTAAGCTGGCGGAAAAGGATGACAAGATTGTTGCCATCACCGCCGCCATGCCGGAAGGGACCGGAACCGACACTTTTCGCGAGCAGTTCCCGGATCGTTTTGTAGATGTGGGTATCTGTGAGCAGCATGCGGTAACCTTTGCCGCCGGGCTTGCTACCTTGGGCTACAAG
It includes:
- the dxs gene encoding 1-deoxy-D-xylulose-5-phosphate synthase — encoded protein: MSKNDTSCGCGKYELLQKINNPAQVQELSDEELTQLAEELRQCIINTVSVGGGHLAPSLGVIELTLALFKCFNLDYDRLVWDVGHQAYAHKILTGRYKEFHTLRQKDGISGFPRMAENKYDHFGVGHSSTSISAALGMAVASDLEGDNRNCVAVIGDGSMTAGQAFEGLNQAGGMKRKMVVILNDNEMSISTNVGALSAFLSRKLSHPVMNRFKKDFESILKQVPKIGDDLAMYAKRGEDSFKSFFTPGMLFESLDFTYLGPIDGHNLNELVDVLEQVKKMDGPVLVHVLTKKGKGYAPAEDNPTYFHGVGSFEPETGRAKKFKGGLPSYTEVFGKTLCKLAEKDDKIVAITAAMPEGTGTDTFREQFPDRFVDVGICEQHAVTFAAGLATLGYKPAVAVYSTFMQRSYDQVVHDVCLQNLNVNFFLDRGGLVGADGATHHGVFDMSFMRHIPNLIFMAPKDEAELSRMVRTAIDFDGPAAVRYPRGVGIGAILEETPSTLEIGEGELLRDGFDGVIITVGSRVWPAVEAVEEIDEEHGKAVAVFNARFIKPLPEKEILELAGRFKKILIVEENAKAGGFSSAVVELLVDNNAIDGHEIKRLGIPDEFIEHGTQLELRNELGIDTTGMKDAMKEMLGLE
- a CDS encoding polyprenyl synthetase family protein; the encoded protein is MTVKEKLAVHAAEVEKYLGECLKDMGIPENLLESMDYSLLAGGKRLRPVLVLVWAKMLGAKKEAVMPFAASLEMIHTYSLIHDDLPAMDDDDLRRGKPSNHKQFDEATAILAGDGLLTEAFGFMAKADAPAQHVVEAIALMAKSAGSAGMVGGQVVDMSYTGREGVTLDELKIMHSMKTGALILSACKSGAILAKGADASEDDVRRAEEYGRLIGVAFQIVDDVLDVVGDEATLGKPVGSDIEQGKSTYPSLIGLEESKELARKYVDEAVELLSPYSGEEAEFLAELARYIVDRVY